The genomic region GCAGCGCCGTTCGCGATGCCGTCGAGATCCTGATCGCCATCGTCGCGCCGATCACGCCGCACCTGTCAGAGGAGTGCGCGGCTGCCATCGGATGCCCGGCAATGGTGGCGACGTCGCCGTGGCCCGAATTCGATCCCGTCCTCGTCGTTGAAAACGAGGTGATGATGCCGGTACAGATCAACGGCAAGAAGCGCGCCGAATTGACAATCGCCCGCGATGCGGATCAAAGTGCCGTCGAGGCCGCCGCCCTTGCCTTGGACGCGGTGCAAAGCGCGTTGAATGGTCAGGCGCCGAAAAAGATCATCGTCGTTCCACAGAGGATCGTAAACATTGTCGTCTGATTTCATGTCCAAGCTCGCCAGGATCGCCTGCGCGGTCACCGTTATCGCGGTCCCGGCCCTGCTGTCCTCCTGCCAGGTTCGGCCTCTCTACGCGGAAAGCACGGGTGCGACGGCGAAAATGGCGACAGTCGGCTTCACCGATGCTGTCGCCGCCGATGCTGCCCAGCGTCGCGTTGGCCAGGAGGTCAGGAACCAGCTGATCTTCATCGCCAGCCATGGCGCCGGCGAGCCTGCCAACCCGCAATACATGGTCAGCCTGAA from Rhizobium tumorigenes harbors:
- a CDS encoding LPS assembly lipoprotein LptE, translating into MSSDFMSKLARIACAVTVIAVPALLSSCQVRPLYAESTGATAKMATVGFTDAVAADAAQRRVGQEVRNQLIFIASHGAGEPANPQYMVSLNVSSGTGGVLYLASSDTSQAGRTTVTASYVIKRISDGKVIKAGNRSMVALVDFPTQEFAKQRAIRDAEDRAAREVAQFVGADIAAALSN